One Sulfolobus sp. S-194 DNA segment encodes these proteins:
- a CDS encoding 4Fe-4S binding protein: MKIKFYRLNNAEEIAKEVMSIWPIYLPKPKIEIVNEITCDSEPFILVGKDEKLDCAYFQAKPEPKDIITKAIELNFALTEKTTSARTLLTGKMTEKFVKSPIVNENCLAPFGCIQCVTSCPFNAINIVDGKISINAEKCTNCGLCTSSCPIGAINLSYPNWSAITLLTKFRNKGEKIKVSCRDADLIVPCIGVLGPEELFILQSLYDVELFCSNDECVNKKIAEKTMSIFDEVKEKIPKEKPSINLSGIKRKDYTKVVTSLRVEGKAVIDIHAYRAVITEECTLCGVCVRRCPTKALEYEIKESKVYIKFSPANCVGCNMCVNLCEEGAIYILKDYNYQSLNEDYSYILTEDEIVKCRRCGKPFDNKKRILRVAKLLNKPIEELEYCNECKQLITSEDILKNWKAKFGEIRRSKT; this comes from the coding sequence ATGAAAATAAAATTCTATAGATTAAACAACGCGGAAGAGATCGCAAAAGAAGTAATGAGTATTTGGCCTATATACTTGCCTAAGCCTAAAATAGAAATTGTTAATGAGATTACGTGCGATTCTGAACCTTTTATCTTAGTAGGCAAGGACGAAAAATTAGATTGCGCATATTTTCAAGCTAAACCTGAGCCTAAAGATATAATTACTAAGGCTATTGAACTAAATTTTGCTCTGACAGAAAAAACAACTAGTGCTAGAACGTTATTGACTGGAAAAATGACTGAAAAATTCGTAAAATCACCTATAGTTAACGAAAATTGTTTAGCACCATTTGGATGCATTCAATGTGTTACAAGTTGTCCTTTTAATGCAATTAATATTGTTGATGGAAAAATATCTATAAATGCAGAAAAATGTACTAACTGTGGATTATGTACATCTTCTTGCCCTATTGGGGCCATTAACTTATCCTACCCCAATTGGTCTGCAATAACATTACTTACTAAGTTTAGAAATAAAGGAGAGAAAATTAAGGTAAGTTGCAGAGATGCGGACCTTATAGTACCATGTATAGGAGTTCTGGGACCCGAAGAATTATTTATATTGCAGTCACTATATGATGTAGAGCTCTTTTGCTCTAATGATGAATGTGTAAATAAAAAGATTGCTGAAAAAACTATGTCAATATTTGATGAAGTTAAAGAAAAAATACCAAAAGAAAAGCCTAGTATTAATTTAAGTGGTATTAAGAGAAAAGATTATACGAAAGTAGTTACATCTTTAAGAGTTGAAGGAAAAGCAGTAATAGATATTCATGCTTATAGAGCAGTAATAACTGAGGAGTGTACATTATGTGGTGTATGCGTAAGAAGATGCCCAACTAAAGCTTTAGAGTATGAAATAAAAGAAAGTAAAGTATACATTAAATTTAGTCCAGCTAATTGCGTAGGATGTAATATGTGTGTAAATTTATGTGAGGAGGGTGCAATATATATTCTAAAAGATTATAACTATCAAAGCTTAAATGAGGATTACTCTTATATTTTAACTGAGGATGAAATAGTTAAATGTAGAAGATGCGGAAAACCATTTGATAACAAGAAAAGAATATTGAGAGTAGCAAAA
- a CDS encoding molecular chaperone TorD family protein — protein MQIEIKDNLSFFKHLLLDFLAEAFHYPYKLRDVQDLKERARKVEDLITIFCDENTIKKFEESKKFIYSIDNIDKLTEIEIQFVELDKPYNLHLSLYESINRQGYYDLVIASELRSIYNKLGVDPKEEPDLLPVELGFLSFLYFNKAIGNNQVNEILEYFMESHIDNWVPQLAENLKKSNLSYFTILGDFLSEALKCIKKEV, from the coding sequence ATGCAAATAGAAATTAAAGATAATTTATCTTTTTTTAAACATTTACTATTAGATTTTTTAGCAGAAGCATTTCATTATCCCTATAAACTAAGAGATGTACAAGATTTAAAAGAGAGAGCTAGGAAAGTAGAAGATTTAATAACTATTTTTTGTGATGAAAATACTATTAAAAAATTTGAAGAATCGAAAAAATTCATATATTCGATTGATAATATAGATAAATTAACTGAAATAGAAATACAATTCGTAGAATTAGATAAACCATATAATTTGCACTTATCTTTATATGAGAGTATAAACAGGCAAGGATATTACGATCTAGTTATAGCAAGTGAACTCAGAAGTATTTACAATAAACTTGGTGTAGATCCGAAAGAGGAGCCAGATTTACTACCAGTGGAATTAGGGTTCCTGTCGTTCTTATATTTCAATAAAGCTATAGGGAACAATCAGGTTAACGAGATACTTGAGTATTTTATGGAAAGCCATATAGATAATTGGGTACCGCAATTAGCAGAAAATTTAAAGAAAAGCAACTTATCATACTTTACTATTCTAGGAGATTTCCTATCTGAAGCTTTAAAATGCATAAAAAAGGAGGTCTAG
- a CDS encoding 4Fe-4S dicluster domain-containing protein, protein MSTSKPLHKLVIITDLNKCFGCNACQLNCKSWHTSSIFGPMTDLDPWGAEPYSLYFMRVIRTEEGEYPNVRTIPIPISCFHCEDAPCVKVCPTGAIYKRLVDGVVVIDYEICQGFRYCINACPYGNIDFDPVEGVSKKCILCVDRLYDESLPEYERIPACVRGCPAGARIFGDLSDPNSEVSRIVSEYGGFVLGEQYGTKPEEEYLPIRGVSKGPFHNEAELPLEERFAERTGAIDNAPQNVMKDAQKLGLTVDDLRGYKRNEKNVLPL, encoded by the coding sequence ATGTCTACATCCAAACCCCTGCATAAATTAGTTATAATAACTGATTTAAACAAATGTTTTGGTTGTAATGCTTGCCAGCTTAATTGTAAATCTTGGCATACTAGTTCAATATTTGGACCAATGACAGATTTAGACCCATGGGGAGCAGAACCCTATTCATTATATTTTATGAGAGTCATTAGAACCGAAGAAGGTGAATATCCTAACGTAAGAACTATACCTATACCAATTAGCTGTTTCCATTGTGAAGATGCACCATGTGTAAAAGTGTGTCCTACTGGAGCAATATATAAAAGACTAGTTGACGGAGTCGTTGTGATAGACTATGAGATATGTCAAGGATTTAGATACTGTATAAACGCATGCCCATATGGAAATATAGATTTTGACCCAGTAGAAGGTGTAAGCAAAAAATGCATATTATGTGTAGATAGACTTTATGACGAATCACTCCCAGAATATGAAAGAATTCCAGCGTGTGTAAGAGGATGTCCAGCAGGAGCTAGAATATTTGGAGATCTTAGCGATCCTAATAGTGAAGTTAGCAGAATTGTTTCAGAGTATGGAGGTTTCGTTCTCGGCGAACAGTATGGAACTAAACCAGAGGAGGAATATCTACCGATAAGAGGAGTTTCTAAAGGACCTTTTCATAATGAGGCAGAATTACCATTAGAAGAGAGATTTGCTGAGAGGACTGGAGCAATTGATAATGCACCCCAAAATGTTATGAAAGACGCTCAGAAACTAGGATTAACTGTAGATGATTTGAGAGGATATAAGAGAAATGAGAAAAATGTATTACCGTTGTGA